In Citrus sinensis cultivar Valencia sweet orange chromosome 2, DVS_A1.0, whole genome shotgun sequence, a single genomic region encodes these proteins:
- the LOC102625785 gene encoding uncharacterized protein LOC102625785 isoform X1, with protein sequence MIMDGLSAEDLSTIGGIATVSLLHSFIPTHWLPFSIVGRAQKWTLSRTLFVTAFGAVLHVLSTSLLGITAITMANTIAGEDTVHKLASLLLVVLGGSYILLFISGKGGHSHSHNQPMEKMAVAGLVLVPALSPCATTLPVFLAVGNSSSMMVLAIIVLLLSTITVMTSLVALSFYGASQLKFHWVERYDKLLVGSVLCLVGILTLIFHDHHHHHDSGAVSGVDHSHRKLIVL encoded by the exons ATGATAATGGACGGTTTGAGTGCGGAAGATCTGTCCACGATCGGAGGCATCGCCACCGTGTCGCTTTTGCATTCGTTCATTCCGACGCATTGGCTTCCTTTCTCCATTGTCGGCCGTGCTCAGAAATGGACTCTCTCAAGAACCCTTTTTGTca CTGCATTTGGAGCAGTTTTACATGTACTATCCACGTCACTTCTTGGAATAACTGCAATCACCATGGCAAACACTATTGCTGGTGAAGATACAGTGCATAAACTCGCTTCACTTCTGCTTGTTGTTCTTGGTGGTAGCTATATATTGTTGTTTATATCTGGGAAGGGTGGCCACAGTCATTCACACAACCAGCCCATGGAGAAAATGGCTGTTGCCGGGCTTGTCCTCGTTCCTGCGTTATCTCCTTGTGCAACCACACTTCCAGTGTTCCTTGCTGTTGGGAATTCATCCTCCATGATGGTGCTTGCCATCATAGTGCTTCTCTTAAG CACTATTACAGTGATGACCTCCCTGGTGGCTTTATCATTCTATGGTGCAAGCCAACTCAAATTTCACTGGGTGGAGCGATATGACAAACTGCTTGTAGGTTCGGTGCTATGTTTGGTTGGAATCTTGACACTCATCTTTCACGATCACCATCACCATCACGACAGCGGTGCAGTTTCTGGTGTAGATCATTCACATAGGAAATTGATTGTTCTTTAG
- the LOC102625785 gene encoding uncharacterized protein LOC102625785 isoform X2, protein MDSLKNPFSAFGAVLHVLSTSLLGITAITMANTIAGEDTVHKLASLLLVVLGGSYILLFISGKGGHSHSHNQPMEKMAVAGLVLVPALSPCATTLPVFLAVGNSSSMMVLAIIVLLLSTITVMTSLVALSFYGASQLKFHWVERYDKLLVGSVLCLVGILTLIFHDHHHHHDSGAVSGVDHSHRKLIVL, encoded by the exons ATGGACTCTCTCAAGAACCCTTTTT CTGCATTTGGAGCAGTTTTACATGTACTATCCACGTCACTTCTTGGAATAACTGCAATCACCATGGCAAACACTATTGCTGGTGAAGATACAGTGCATAAACTCGCTTCACTTCTGCTTGTTGTTCTTGGTGGTAGCTATATATTGTTGTTTATATCTGGGAAGGGTGGCCACAGTCATTCACACAACCAGCCCATGGAGAAAATGGCTGTTGCCGGGCTTGTCCTCGTTCCTGCGTTATCTCCTTGTGCAACCACACTTCCAGTGTTCCTTGCTGTTGGGAATTCATCCTCCATGATGGTGCTTGCCATCATAGTGCTTCTCTTAAG CACTATTACAGTGATGACCTCCCTGGTGGCTTTATCATTCTATGGTGCAAGCCAACTCAAATTTCACTGGGTGGAGCGATATGACAAACTGCTTGTAGGTTCGGTGCTATGTTTGGTTGGAATCTTGACACTCATCTTTCACGATCACCATCACCATCACGACAGCGGTGCAGTTTCTGGTGTAGATCATTCACATAGGAAATTGATTGTTCTTTAG
- the LOC102625506 gene encoding surfeit locus protein 1-like isoform X2: protein MKVKEKMAVASISKTLTKLGGGSSFLLSHRAPPRLYSSSAAAALSSAPQLSSSSQDQENVRKGSAPSSTWSKWLLFLPGAISFGLGTWQIFRRQDKIKMLEYRQNRLQMDPLRLNITSPLTEDLKSLEFRRVICQGVFDEQRSIYVGPRSRSISGVTENGYYVITPLMPIPNNPQSVKSPVLVNRGWVPRSWRDKSSEVSRDSEQPLNLAPSVQQSQQSSWWWFWLKKPNIVEDDVPSIASVEVVGVVRGSEKPSIFVPANDPSSCQWFYVDVPAIACACGLPENTVYIEDTNENVNPSNPYPLPKDVSTLLRSSVMPQDHLNYTLTWYSLSAAVTFMAFKRLRPKKSRS from the exons atgaaaGTGAAGGAGAAGATGGCAGTAGCCTCCATCTCCAAAACCCTAACGAAACTTGGTGGTGGTTCGTCCTTTTTGCTTAGCCATAGGGCCCCACCACGTCTCTACTCTAGTTCTGCAGCTGCTGCACTTTCCTCGGCACCGcagctttcttcttcttcgcaGGATCAAG AGAATGTTAGAAAAGGCTCCGCCCCCAGTTCCACATGGTCAAAATGGTTGCTGTTTTTACCTGGAGCCATCTCTTTTGGACTTGGAACGTGGCAAATTTTTCGAAGGCAGGACAAG ATAAAAATGTTGGAATACAGACAAAATAGGTTGCAAATGGATCCCTTGAGGCTCAACATTACGTCTCCTTTAACCGAAGATCTTAAGTCTCTGGAGTTTAGAAGGGTGATATGTCAAGGAGTTTTTGATGAGCAAAGGTCAATCTATGTCGGTCCACGTTCTAGAAGCATTTCCGGAGTCACGGAAAATGGCTACTATGTAATTACACCTCTGATGCCAATCCCCAACAACCCTCAAAG TGTGAAGTCACCTGTTCTGGTCAACAGAGGGTGGGTCCCCCGCAGTTGGAGAGACAAGTCTTCTGAAGTCTCACGAGATAGTGAACAGCCTTTAAATTTAGCACCTTCTGTCCAACAAAGTCAGCAAAGCTCTTGGTGGTGGTTTTGGTTAAAGAAGCCTAATATTGTTGAG GATGATGTCCCTTCTATTGCCTCTGTAGAAGTTGTTGGTGTTGTTCGTGGGAGTGAGAAGCCAAGCATTTTTGTACCAGCAAATGATCCAAGCTCCTGTCAATGGTTCTATGTGGATGTTCCTGCAATTGCTTGTGCTTGTGGGCTCCCTGAAAACACTGTCTATATTGAGGACACCAATGAAAATGTCAATCCTAGCAACCCTTACCCTCTTCCAAAAGATGTCAGTACTCTGCTTCGGAGTTCAGTCATGCCTCAAGACCATCTAAATTATACATTGACATG GTATTCTCTTTCTGCTGCTGTTACATTCATGGCTTTCAAGAGACTGAGGCCTAAAAAGAGTCGGAG TTAA
- the LOC102625506 gene encoding surfeit locus protein 1-like isoform X1, whose product MKVKEKMAVASISKTLTKLGGGSSFLLSHRAPPRLYSSSAAAALSSAPQLSSSSQDQENVRKGSAPSSTWSKWLLFLPGAISFGLGTWQIFRRQDKIKMLEYRQNRLQMDPLRLNITSPLTEDLKSLEFRRVICQGVFDEQRSIYVGPRSRSISGVTENGYYVITPLMPIPNNPQSVKSPVLVNRGWVPRSWRDKSSEVSRDSEQPLNLAPSVQQSQQSSWWWFWLKKPNIVEDDVPSIASVEVVGVVRGSEKPSIFVPANDPSSCQWFYVDVPAIACACGLPENTVYIEDTNENVNPSNPYPLPKDVSTLLRSSVMPQDHLNYTLTWYSLSAAVTFMAFKRLRPKKSRR is encoded by the exons atgaaaGTGAAGGAGAAGATGGCAGTAGCCTCCATCTCCAAAACCCTAACGAAACTTGGTGGTGGTTCGTCCTTTTTGCTTAGCCATAGGGCCCCACCACGTCTCTACTCTAGTTCTGCAGCTGCTGCACTTTCCTCGGCACCGcagctttcttcttcttcgcaGGATCAAG AGAATGTTAGAAAAGGCTCCGCCCCCAGTTCCACATGGTCAAAATGGTTGCTGTTTTTACCTGGAGCCATCTCTTTTGGACTTGGAACGTGGCAAATTTTTCGAAGGCAGGACAAG ATAAAAATGTTGGAATACAGACAAAATAGGTTGCAAATGGATCCCTTGAGGCTCAACATTACGTCTCCTTTAACCGAAGATCTTAAGTCTCTGGAGTTTAGAAGGGTGATATGTCAAGGAGTTTTTGATGAGCAAAGGTCAATCTATGTCGGTCCACGTTCTAGAAGCATTTCCGGAGTCACGGAAAATGGCTACTATGTAATTACACCTCTGATGCCAATCCCCAACAACCCTCAAAG TGTGAAGTCACCTGTTCTGGTCAACAGAGGGTGGGTCCCCCGCAGTTGGAGAGACAAGTCTTCTGAAGTCTCACGAGATAGTGAACAGCCTTTAAATTTAGCACCTTCTGTCCAACAAAGTCAGCAAAGCTCTTGGTGGTGGTTTTGGTTAAAGAAGCCTAATATTGTTGAG GATGATGTCCCTTCTATTGCCTCTGTAGAAGTTGTTGGTGTTGTTCGTGGGAGTGAGAAGCCAAGCATTTTTGTACCAGCAAATGATCCAAGCTCCTGTCAATGGTTCTATGTGGATGTTCCTGCAATTGCTTGTGCTTGTGGGCTCCCTGAAAACACTGTCTATATTGAGGACACCAATGAAAATGTCAATCCTAGCAACCCTTACCCTCTTCCAAAAGATGTCAGTACTCTGCTTCGGAGTTCAGTCATGCCTCAAGACCATCTAAATTATACATTGACATG GTATTCTCTTTCTGCTGCTGTTACATTCATGGCTTTCAAGAGACTGAGGCCTAAAAAGAGTCGGAGGTAG
- the LOC102625506 gene encoding surfeit locus protein 1-like isoform X3 → MKVKEKMAVASISKTLTKLGGGSSFLLSHRAPPRLYSSSAAAALSSAPQLSSSSQDQENVRKGSAPSSTWSKWLLFLPGAISFGLGTWQIFRRQDKIKMLEYRQNRLQMDPLRLNITSPLTEDLKSLEFRRVICQGVFDEQRSIYVGPRSRSISGVTENGYYVITPLMPIPNNPQSVKSPVLVNRGWVPRSWRDKSSEVSRDSEQPLNLAPSVQQSQQSSWWWFWLKKPNIVEKLLVLFVGVRSQAFLYQQMIQAPVNGSMWMFLQLLVLVGSLKTLSILRTPMKMSILATLTLFQKMSVLCFGVQSCLKTI, encoded by the exons atgaaaGTGAAGGAGAAGATGGCAGTAGCCTCCATCTCCAAAACCCTAACGAAACTTGGTGGTGGTTCGTCCTTTTTGCTTAGCCATAGGGCCCCACCACGTCTCTACTCTAGTTCTGCAGCTGCTGCACTTTCCTCGGCACCGcagctttcttcttcttcgcaGGATCAAG AGAATGTTAGAAAAGGCTCCGCCCCCAGTTCCACATGGTCAAAATGGTTGCTGTTTTTACCTGGAGCCATCTCTTTTGGACTTGGAACGTGGCAAATTTTTCGAAGGCAGGACAAG ATAAAAATGTTGGAATACAGACAAAATAGGTTGCAAATGGATCCCTTGAGGCTCAACATTACGTCTCCTTTAACCGAAGATCTTAAGTCTCTGGAGTTTAGAAGGGTGATATGTCAAGGAGTTTTTGATGAGCAAAGGTCAATCTATGTCGGTCCACGTTCTAGAAGCATTTCCGGAGTCACGGAAAATGGCTACTATGTAATTACACCTCTGATGCCAATCCCCAACAACCCTCAAAG TGTGAAGTCACCTGTTCTGGTCAACAGAGGGTGGGTCCCCCGCAGTTGGAGAGACAAGTCTTCTGAAGTCTCACGAGATAGTGAACAGCCTTTAAATTTAGCACCTTCTGTCCAACAAAGTCAGCAAAGCTCTTGGTGGTGGTTTTGGTTAAAGAAGCCTAATATTGTTGAG AAGTTGTTGGTGTTGTTCGTGGGAGTGAGAAGCCAAGCATTTTTGTACCAGCAAATGATCCAAGCTCCTGTCAATGGTTCTATGTGGATGTTCCTGCAATTGCTTGTGCTTGTGGGCTCCCTGAAAACACTGTCTATATTGAGGACACCAATGAAAATGTCAATCCTAGCAACCCTTACCCTCTTCCAAAAGATGTCAGTACTCTGCTTCGGAGTTCAGTCATGCCTCAAGACCATCTAA
- the LOC102625235 gene encoding uncharacterized protein LOC102625235, translating into MPSLNWKHHALIQALMTRGPLKEKDFHAIFSGLTSKSPGAHQGLFNEYLLNINKELSSCQFELRACRDQYVGQVCYGVVNNVADEQSKLGTKYTVQQIAFFKGILEAIAQDVMAQGSISNIDALNIRLENLVLSTQGSQLVDGPLPAAFRNFTMSQKEKTLDEFVQDQWLCRTPDGKIGLGVRSCLDLRGWFRNLDVPFCEVCNEAVVKGELCQNEGCAVRIHHYCLKNKFSRRSGEILCPRCGLRWPNQVPKAEILDEEEVPNATIQSQPAQGPKRKRTKTNETHAKDAVGCGSSQSSVPNSDFRRITRRSSRPASQS; encoded by the exons atgCCGTCATTGAACTGGAAGCATCACGCTCTCATTCAAGCGTTGATGACACGTGGCCCTCTCAAGGAGAAAGACTTCCACGCCATCTTCTCTGGCCTCACTAGCAAAAGCCCAG GTGCTCATCAAGGGCTGTTTAATGAATATCTTCTAAACATAAACAAGGAACTTTCCTCATGTCAGTTTGAGTTGCGAGCCTGCCGAGACCAATATGTTGGCCAAGTTTGTTACGGCGTCGTTAACAATGTTGCTGATGAACAATCCAAGCTTGGAACAAAGTATACAGTTCAACAAATTGCCTTCTTTAAAGGAATT TTAGAAGCAATTGCCCAAGATGTGATGGCTCAGGGTAGCATATCCAACATTGACGCACTCAATATAAGATTGGAGAATCTG GTTTTGTCGACTCAGGGATCACAGTTAGTGGATGGTCCACTTCCTGCTGCATTCAGAAATTTTACAATGTCGCAGAAGGAAAAAACTCTGGATGAATTTGTGCAGGACCAGTGGCTTTGTCGCACCCCAGATGGAAAAATTGGACTTGGTGTTCGATCTTGCCTTGATCTGCGGGGTTGGTTCCGCAATTTGGATGTTCCTTTTTGTGAAGTGTGCAATGAAGCTGTAGTGAAG GGAGAATTGTGCCAAAATGAAGGATGTGCAGTTCGAATTCATCACTACTGCCTGAAGAATAAGTTTTCGCGAAGAAGT GGTGAAATACTTTGTCCACGCTGTGGCTTGAGGTGGCCGAATCAAGTACCAAAGGCGGAAATCTTAGACGAAGAGGAGGTGCCAAATGCTACAATTCAGAGCCAGCCAgctcaaggacccaagagaAAGAGAACTAAAACCAATGAAACTCATGCGAAAGATGCTGTTGGATGTGGTTCCTCTCAATCTTCTGTGCCCAATTCTGATTTTAGAAGAATAACTCGGCGTTCTTCCCGTCCTGCCAGCCAAAGTTAA
- the LOC102624562 gene encoding protein ALTERED PHOSPHATE STARVATION RESPONSE 1 isoform X1 produces MGVSSSKLEEDKALQLCRERKKFVRQALDGRCSLAATHVMYVQSLRNTGTALRKFVEPEGPIESSLYTSTNATPEPLSLTGKSPSQFSFSPNFSQHVETTGIHSPSPSPPTSSRFQANHMKFRGFSYKKVEEKPPSPAIEAVISSNTPQNTTPRSTEPAESSQFEDSPLPPETQPWDYFGDHPIDHQFSFQEGRGMNQQYESADDLRRLREEEGIPELEDEEEKASFHEKEQQSQDLEDDFDEPAPQTLVRPFENRNRLHDHNAPSASPTMPSAESVASESELVNGGRSNSPPLSPVRATSSIAAHPTDQKETPVKEDCIENKVASKDFFSSMKDIELLFIKASDSGKEVPRMLEANKLHFRPIFEEKDSDSMASTILKACFSCGEDPPQVQEEPVQTDVKYLTWHRTTSSRSSSSRNPLGANSKDDVEDLTGDIFDSIHMISSSHASTLDRLYAWERKLYDEVKASEMIRREYDSKCRILRQLESKGVSSHKIDKTRAVVKDLHSRIKVAIHRIDSISKRIEELRDKELQPQLEDLIEGLSRMWEVMFECHKLQFQVISVAYNNAHSKISIKSDSHRQITIHLENELSSLSSSFTKWISAQKFYLQAINNWLVKCVSLPQKSSRRKRWAPPPPPLRNFGPPIYATCSVWLDLLDWLPSKELTDSIKSLASETSHFLPRQEKNQGKSGSETAVNLLADDASEDWISGFDRFRSSLVGFLGQLNNFSENSVQMYADLKKAIQDAKIKYDELVNREAKSSNDQLKSQA; encoded by the exons ATGGGGGTTTCCAGCTCTAAACTAGAAGAAGATAAGGCCCTGCAGCTATGTCGGGAAAGGAAAAAGTTTGTTAGGCAAGCACTTGATGGAAGGTGCTCCTTAGCAGCCACTCATGTTATGTATGTTCAGTCCCTAAGAAACACAGGAACTGCTCTCAGAAAGTTTGTTGAACCTGAAGGTCCAATTGAATCTTCTTTGTACACTTCTACTAATGCAACCCCCGAGCCCCTATCTTTAACAGGAAAGTCCCCTTCTCAGTTCTCATTTTCTCCTAATTTTTCACAGCATGTGGAAACGACTGGAATCCATTCCCCGTCTCCGTCTCCTCCTACCTCTAGCAGGTTTCAGGCAAATCATATGAAATTTAGGGGCTTTTCTTACAAAAAAGTTGAAGAAAAGCCTCCTTCACCAGCTATTGAGGCAGTAATATCATCAAATACCCCACAAAATACCACGCCGCGTTCCACTGAACCAGCTGAATCATCACAATTTGAGGATTCACCCCTCCCTCCAGAAACCCAACCATGGGATTACTTTGGTGACCATCCAATTGaccatcaattttcttttcaagaaGGAAGGGGAATGAACCAACAGTATGAGAGTGCTGATGATTTAAGACGGCTTAGGGAAGAGGAAGGAATTCCAGAGctagaagatgaagaagagaagGCTTCTTTTCATGAGAAAGAACAACAATCTCAGGATTTGGAGGATGACTTTGACGAGCCGGCCCCACAGACTCTTGTTAGACCTTTTGAAAATCGAAACAGGCTACATGATCATAATGCACCGAGTGCTTCACCTACCATGCCTTCTGCAGAAAGTGTTGCTTCTGAAAGTGAGTTAGTGAATGGGGGCAGAAGCAACTCTCCTCCTTTATCGCCAGTCAGAGCAACTTCCTCTATAGCTGCTCATCCAACTGACCAGAAGGAAACACCAGTGAAAGAAGATTGTATTGAAAACAAGGTTGCCTCTAAGGACTTCTTCTCAAGCATGAAAGACATTGAACTTCTCTTCATAAAAGCCTCTGATTCTGGAAAGGAAGTCCCAAGAATGCTTGAAGCAAATAAGTTGCATTTCCGTCCTATTTTCGAGGAGAAAGATA GTGATTCAATGGCATCTACAATCTTGAAGGCCTGTTTTTCTTGTGGTGAAGACCCACCCCAAGTTCAAGAAG AGCCTGTTCAAACAGATGTAAAGTACTTAACTTGGCATAGGACTACATCATCTCGATCATCTTCATCCAGGAATCCTTTGGGCGCGAACTCAAAGGATGATGTTGAGGACCTTACCGGTGATATTTTTGATAGTATTCACATGATCTCAAGCAGTCATGCCTCAACTTTGGATAGGCTATATGCGTGGGAGAGGAAACTTTATGATGAAGTAAAG GCTAGTGAGATGATCAGAAGAGAGTATGACTCAAAATGTAGAATTTTAAGACAGTTGGAATCAAAAGGAGTAAGTTCCCacaaaattgataaaaccCGTGCTGTAGTCAAGGATTTACACTCCAGAATCAAAGTTGCAATTCACAGAATTGATTCAATATCAAAGAGGATTGAAGAATTAAGGGACAAAGAGCTACAGCCACAGCTTGAGGACTTAATTGAAGG GTTAAGTCGGATGTGGGAAGTGATGTTTGAATGCCACAAGCTTCAATTTCAGGTCATCTCGGTAGCATACAACAACGCCCACAGCAAAATCTCCATAAAGTCAGATTCACATCGGCAGATTACCATCCATCTAGAAAATGAATTAAGCTCTCTCTCTTCAAGTTTTACAAAGTGGATCAGTGCTCAGAAATTCTATCTGCAGGCCATAAACAATTGGCTGGTTAAGTGTGTCTCTCTTCCTCAGAAGTCTTCTAGAAGGAAGAGGTGGGCGCCACCCCCACCACCATTGAGAAATTTTGGACCTCCAATATATGCCACCTGCAGTGTCTGGTTGGACTTGCTTGATTGGTTGCCTTCCAAAGAACTCACTGATTCTATCAAGAGTTTAGCTTCAGAAACAAGTCACTTTTTACCTCGCCAAGAGAAGAATCAAGGGAAGAGTGGTAGTGAAACAGCAGTTAATTTGTTGGCAGATGATGCTTCGGAGGACTGGATTTCGGGCTTTGACCGTTTCCGGTCAAGCTTGGTGGGATTTCTTGGCCAGCTGAACAACTTTTCGGAGAATTCTGTACAGATGTATGCAGATCTCAAAAAGGCCATCCAAGATGCTAAGATTAAGTACGATGAATTGGTCAACCGAGAAGCTAAGAGTAGCAATGATCAGTTGAAATCACAAGCTTAA
- the LOC102624562 gene encoding protein ALTERED PHOSPHATE STARVATION RESPONSE 1 isoform X2 — protein MKFRGFSYKKVEEKPPSPAIEAVISSNTPQNTTPRSTEPAESSQFEDSPLPPETQPWDYFGDHPIDHQFSFQEGRGMNQQYESADDLRRLREEEGIPELEDEEEKASFHEKEQQSQDLEDDFDEPAPQTLVRPFENRNRLHDHNAPSASPTMPSAESVASESELVNGGRSNSPPLSPVRATSSIAAHPTDQKETPVKEDCIENKVASKDFFSSMKDIELLFIKASDSGKEVPRMLEANKLHFRPIFEEKDSDSMASTILKACFSCGEDPPQVQEEPVQTDVKYLTWHRTTSSRSSSSRNPLGANSKDDVEDLTGDIFDSIHMISSSHASTLDRLYAWERKLYDEVKASEMIRREYDSKCRILRQLESKGVSSHKIDKTRAVVKDLHSRIKVAIHRIDSISKRIEELRDKELQPQLEDLIEGLSRMWEVMFECHKLQFQVISVAYNNAHSKISIKSDSHRQITIHLENELSSLSSSFTKWISAQKFYLQAINNWLVKCVSLPQKSSRRKRWAPPPPPLRNFGPPIYATCSVWLDLLDWLPSKELTDSIKSLASETSHFLPRQEKNQGKSGSETAVNLLADDASEDWISGFDRFRSSLVGFLGQLNNFSENSVQMYADLKKAIQDAKIKYDELVNREAKSSNDQLKSQA, from the exons ATGAAATTTAGGGGCTTTTCTTACAAAAAAGTTGAAGAAAAGCCTCCTTCACCAGCTATTGAGGCAGTAATATCATCAAATACCCCACAAAATACCACGCCGCGTTCCACTGAACCAGCTGAATCATCACAATTTGAGGATTCACCCCTCCCTCCAGAAACCCAACCATGGGATTACTTTGGTGACCATCCAATTGaccatcaattttcttttcaagaaGGAAGGGGAATGAACCAACAGTATGAGAGTGCTGATGATTTAAGACGGCTTAGGGAAGAGGAAGGAATTCCAGAGctagaagatgaagaagagaagGCTTCTTTTCATGAGAAAGAACAACAATCTCAGGATTTGGAGGATGACTTTGACGAGCCGGCCCCACAGACTCTTGTTAGACCTTTTGAAAATCGAAACAGGCTACATGATCATAATGCACCGAGTGCTTCACCTACCATGCCTTCTGCAGAAAGTGTTGCTTCTGAAAGTGAGTTAGTGAATGGGGGCAGAAGCAACTCTCCTCCTTTATCGCCAGTCAGAGCAACTTCCTCTATAGCTGCTCATCCAACTGACCAGAAGGAAACACCAGTGAAAGAAGATTGTATTGAAAACAAGGTTGCCTCTAAGGACTTCTTCTCAAGCATGAAAGACATTGAACTTCTCTTCATAAAAGCCTCTGATTCTGGAAAGGAAGTCCCAAGAATGCTTGAAGCAAATAAGTTGCATTTCCGTCCTATTTTCGAGGAGAAAGATA GTGATTCAATGGCATCTACAATCTTGAAGGCCTGTTTTTCTTGTGGTGAAGACCCACCCCAAGTTCAAGAAG AGCCTGTTCAAACAGATGTAAAGTACTTAACTTGGCATAGGACTACATCATCTCGATCATCTTCATCCAGGAATCCTTTGGGCGCGAACTCAAAGGATGATGTTGAGGACCTTACCGGTGATATTTTTGATAGTATTCACATGATCTCAAGCAGTCATGCCTCAACTTTGGATAGGCTATATGCGTGGGAGAGGAAACTTTATGATGAAGTAAAG GCTAGTGAGATGATCAGAAGAGAGTATGACTCAAAATGTAGAATTTTAAGACAGTTGGAATCAAAAGGAGTAAGTTCCCacaaaattgataaaaccCGTGCTGTAGTCAAGGATTTACACTCCAGAATCAAAGTTGCAATTCACAGAATTGATTCAATATCAAAGAGGATTGAAGAATTAAGGGACAAAGAGCTACAGCCACAGCTTGAGGACTTAATTGAAGG GTTAAGTCGGATGTGGGAAGTGATGTTTGAATGCCACAAGCTTCAATTTCAGGTCATCTCGGTAGCATACAACAACGCCCACAGCAAAATCTCCATAAAGTCAGATTCACATCGGCAGATTACCATCCATCTAGAAAATGAATTAAGCTCTCTCTCTTCAAGTTTTACAAAGTGGATCAGTGCTCAGAAATTCTATCTGCAGGCCATAAACAATTGGCTGGTTAAGTGTGTCTCTCTTCCTCAGAAGTCTTCTAGAAGGAAGAGGTGGGCGCCACCCCCACCACCATTGAGAAATTTTGGACCTCCAATATATGCCACCTGCAGTGTCTGGTTGGACTTGCTTGATTGGTTGCCTTCCAAAGAACTCACTGATTCTATCAAGAGTTTAGCTTCAGAAACAAGTCACTTTTTACCTCGCCAAGAGAAGAATCAAGGGAAGAGTGGTAGTGAAACAGCAGTTAATTTGTTGGCAGATGATGCTTCGGAGGACTGGATTTCGGGCTTTGACCGTTTCCGGTCAAGCTTGGTGGGATTTCTTGGCCAGCTGAACAACTTTTCGGAGAATTCTGTACAGATGTATGCAGATCTCAAAAAGGCCATCCAAGATGCTAAGATTAAGTACGATGAATTGGTCAACCGAGAAGCTAAGAGTAGCAATGATCAGTTGAAATCACAAGCTTAA
- the LOC102624273 gene encoding NDR1/HIN1-like protein 13: MAERIHPETTPRSEQEPSHPPAPAAAGTYVIQVPKDQIYRVPPPENADRIKGLSRRRRKSRSTTTCCCFRFCCCSLLLLVLLLAIAAGVFYLVFRPESPNYSVDGVSIAGLNLTSPSSVVSPRFDVSVTADNPNDKIGIYYERGSSVEVSYKDVALCDGEWPQFYQPSNNVTVFKTLLKGSSIELTSSMRKDLVAAQTSGKTVPFKVNLRVPVKIKVGSVKTWTIKVKVRCDLTVDKLTSQSKIVSKDCDYSVKLW, from the coding sequence ATGGCTGAAAGGATCCACCCCGAAACGACACCGCGCAGCGAACAAGAGCCCTCACATCCGCCGGCGCCCGCGGCCGCAGGAACCTACGTCATCCAAGTCCCGAAGGATCAAATCTACCGAGTTCCGCCCCCCGAGAACGCCGACCGCATCAAGGGCCTCTCCCGCCGCCGCCGCAAATCCCGCAGCACTACTACCTGCTGCTGCTTCCGTTTCTGCTGCTGCTCGCTGCTTCTCCTCGTCCTCCTCTTGGCCATCGCCGCCGGCGTCTTCTACCTCGTCTTCCGTCCCGAATCCCCCAACTACTCCGTCGACGGCGTCTCCATCGCCGGCCTCAACCTCACCTCGCCGTCCTCCGTCGTCTCTCCCCGGTTCGACGTCTCCGTCACCGCCGACAATCCGAACGACAAGATCGGAATCTACTACGAGAGAGGCAGCTCGGTGGAGGTCTCCTACAAGGACGTCGCCTTGTGCGACGGCGAATGGCCTCAGTTTTACCAGCCGAGCAACAATGTCACGGTTTTCAAGACCTTGCTGAAAGGATCGTCCATCGAGTTGACCAGCTCTATGCGCAAAGACCTGGTTGCTGCTCAGACGAGTGGCAAGACGGTGCCGTTTAAGGTGAACTTAAGAGTGCCGGTTAAAATAAAAGTGGGGTCGGTTAAGACGTGGACGATTAAGGTAAAAGTGAGATGTGATCTAACGGTGGATAAGCTGACGTCTCAGTCGAAGATCGTATCTAAGGACTGTGATTACTCTGTCAAActttggtaa